The following are from one region of the Corallincola holothuriorum genome:
- a CDS encoding glycoside hydrolase family 1 protein has protein sequence MNYQFPKDFIWGSATAAIQIEGAASEAGKGPSMWDDYCQQHPERIFQQANPAIACDHYHRMPEDVALIQKMAHNGYRFSLSWPRLLPQGSGALNSKGVAFYDRLIDRLLAAGIAPNVTLYHWDLPLALAQQGGWGNRQTVDHFVAYAEHCFRLYGDRVPHWATINEPAWSILNGYVTALHPPCVHSYKQAIQAAHHMLCAHALTIQKYHQGDHSGQIGIVLNMSTVYPATQSNQDRAAAQLADGALNRWFIDPVLLGRYPEDIWQYYADWDLLPDHSGEELGWFTEDSIDFIGVNYYYPHYASGDATTTQFHLNTTGENDPQQDCVFSIKGAFKFVKNPQGRYTDWDWEIYPEGLLQLLQRAESYRPGIPVYVTENGIGLQDQLDLSPSLPTQQHVDDQERIDFVAEHLKVIHQALAEGVNVKGYYMWSLMDNFSWINGYKKRYGFLYIDRDNNLQRYRKKSSYWYQDVIENNGF, from the coding sequence ATGAACTATCAATTTCCAAAGGACTTTATCTGGGGCAGTGCGACAGCCGCCATTCAAATAGAAGGCGCTGCCAGCGAAGCAGGCAAAGGACCATCGATGTGGGACGATTACTGCCAACAACACCCCGAACGGATCTTTCAACAAGCCAACCCCGCCATTGCTTGTGACCACTACCATCGCATGCCTGAAGATGTGGCGCTAATACAGAAAATGGCTCATAACGGTTACCGTTTCTCACTCTCTTGGCCACGTTTATTACCCCAAGGTTCGGGGGCACTCAATAGCAAAGGGGTGGCATTTTACGATAGATTAATTGATCGGCTCTTAGCCGCCGGTATTGCACCTAACGTCACCCTCTATCACTGGGATCTGCCGCTTGCGCTGGCGCAGCAGGGCGGCTGGGGAAATCGCCAAACGGTTGATCACTTTGTGGCCTACGCCGAGCACTGTTTCCGCTTATATGGCGATAGGGTGCCCCATTGGGCGACGATTAACGAACCTGCTTGGAGCATACTCAACGGTTACGTAACAGCACTGCACCCGCCCTGCGTACACAGCTATAAACAAGCGATTCAAGCAGCTCATCACATGCTCTGTGCCCATGCCCTCACGATACAAAAATATCACCAAGGCGATCACAGCGGACAGATAGGCATAGTGCTCAATATGTCGACCGTCTACCCCGCAACGCAATCAAATCAGGATCGAGCCGCAGCACAATTGGCTGATGGTGCGCTCAACCGCTGGTTTATCGACCCTGTGCTGTTGGGTCGTTACCCCGAAGATATTTGGCAATACTATGCCGACTGGGATCTGTTACCCGACCATTCCGGTGAAGAGTTAGGCTGGTTTACCGAAGACAGCATCGATTTTATCGGCGTTAATTATTATTACCCGCACTATGCCAGCGGTGATGCCACAACCACTCAGTTTCATCTCAATACCACAGGTGAAAATGATCCACAGCAAGATTGTGTCTTTTCCATCAAGGGTGCCTTCAAGTTTGTCAAAAACCCGCAAGGGCGTTACACCGATTGGGATTGGGAGATCTACCCGGAAGGACTGCTCCAGCTTCTGCAGCGGGCCGAAAGCTACCGTCCGGGGATCCCCGTCTATGTCACCGAGAATGGTATCGGCTTACAAGATCAGTTGGATTTGTCTCCCTCGCTGCCAACACAGCAACATGTCGATGATCAGGAGCGTATTGATTTCGTTGCCGAGCATCTGAAGGTGATCCACCAAGCGCTGGCAGAAGGTGTCAATGTGAAGGGCTACTATATGTGGTCATTGATGGATAACTTCAGCTGGATCAACGGTTACAAAAAACGTTACGGCTTTCTCTACATCGACCGCGACAACAACCTGCAACGTTATCGCAAAAAATCCTCATATTGGTACCAAGATGTGATAGAAAACAATGGCTTTTAG
- a CDS encoding DMT family transporter — MQAINVKDPARAVLFALTAVLLWSTVATAFKWSLQTLSPAQLVFLAALFSTLFLGIVVGWQKKLHLLVSTFLQRPLQFALLGAINPCLYYWVLFEAYDRLPAQQAQTLNYTWAITLTLLSVPLLKHRVTRPQWLGAALGYFGAVIIATRGDLLALQFDSTLGVLLALTSTLLWSIYWIFNARHQADPVVSLLLCFIIGTPWCAVLAGYQGALWPDDWRGWLGAAYVGLFEMGITFILWLTALRLTDSAARIGNLIFLSPFLSLLFIYGLLGEAIHPATYIGLAFIVCGVLAQQWRRN, encoded by the coding sequence TTGCAAGCGATTAACGTCAAAGACCCAGCTCGCGCCGTTCTGTTCGCACTCACTGCTGTATTACTCTGGTCGACAGTGGCCACCGCATTTAAGTGGTCACTGCAAACCCTGTCACCAGCACAGCTGGTGTTTCTTGCTGCGTTATTCTCCACCCTGTTTCTCGGCATAGTCGTTGGCTGGCAAAAGAAGCTGCATCTATTGGTCTCCACCTTCCTGCAACGTCCCTTGCAGTTTGCTTTGCTCGGTGCGATCAACCCATGTTTGTACTATTGGGTGTTGTTTGAAGCCTACGACCGACTCCCCGCACAACAGGCACAAACCCTGAACTACACTTGGGCGATCACCTTAACCCTGCTCTCTGTCCCTCTGTTAAAACACCGCGTCACCAGACCACAATGGCTAGGTGCGGCGCTCGGTTACTTCGGTGCCGTGATCATCGCTACCCGAGGAGATCTGCTGGCATTGCAGTTTGATTCCACCCTCGGCGTGCTATTGGCGTTAACCAGTACCCTGCTCTGGTCCATCTACTGGATCTTTAACGCCCGCCATCAAGCAGATCCGGTGGTCAGTTTGCTGCTCTGTTTTATCATTGGTACGCCTTGGTGTGCAGTATTAGCGGGCTATCAAGGCGCCCTATGGCCTGACGACTGGCGTGGTTGGCTAGGGGCTGCGTATGTTGGCCTGTTTGAAATGGGGATAACCTTTATCCTCTGGCTTACCGCCCTGCGCCTTACAGACAGCGCCGCCCGCATTGGTAATCTGATCTTTCTATCACCATTTTTGTCACTGCTGTTTATCTACGGCTTACTTGGGGAGGCGATCCATCCCGCCACCTATATTGGACTGGCCTTTATCGTCTGTGGCGTGCTAGCCCAGCAATGGCGACGAAACTGA
- a CDS encoding helix-turn-helix domain-containing protein, producing the protein MSQMMSVADVAAFLKVSEVRVERLAREKLLVPKEADGENPLFDEEDVKRYKILADRLGGL; encoded by the coding sequence ATGTCGCAGATGATGTCTGTGGCCGATGTCGCCGCATTCTTAAAAGTTTCCGAAGTTAGAGTTGAACGTCTTGCCCGTGAAAAACTGTTAGTGCCGAAAGAAGCTGACGGTGAAAATCCTCTGTTTGATGAAGAGGATGTTAAGCGTTACAAAATACTCGCAGATCGTTTGGGTGGTTTGTAA
- a CDS encoding YtfJ family protein gives MRLILLLLGALLLFNVSAGGLLAKQALPKVEVSNKGQLTITAKNDVKYQDWSSTMLTGKARLVLHIASKKSANDINLEAMQAVTDAKLDPHYFQTTTIVNGSDSVWGTAKFIRKLLEERTLQEPDARFVLDNRGRVRKAWDLQTGDSAILIVDANNQLLWHKEGKLDVLDIEGILEIIRAEITRLTKASGTS, from the coding sequence ATGCGGCTCATATTACTTTTGCTCGGTGCACTGCTGCTATTCAACGTCTCTGCAGGGGGGCTATTGGCCAAGCAAGCGCTCCCCAAAGTAGAGGTCAGCAATAAAGGTCAACTTACCATCACAGCAAAAAATGATGTGAAGTATCAAGACTGGAGCAGCACAATGCTCACAGGCAAAGCCAGATTGGTGCTACATATCGCCTCAAAAAAGAGCGCCAACGATATCAATCTCGAGGCGATGCAAGCCGTTACTGATGCCAAGCTAGACCCACACTATTTTCAGACCACCACCATAGTTAATGGCAGCGATTCCGTTTGGGGCACAGCTAAATTTATCCGCAAGTTGTTGGAAGAGCGTACCTTACAAGAGCCCGATGCGCGCTTTGTACTAGATAACCGCGGCCGCGTCAGGAAAGCATGGGATCTGCAAACTGGAGATTCCGCCATATTGATCGTTGACGCAAACAATCAACTGCTTTGGCATAAAGAGGGCAAACTGGATGTACTGGATATCGAAGGCATACTGGAGATCATTCGCGCAGAGATAACACGATTGACCAAAGCATCAGGCACCAGCTAA
- a CDS encoding YjgN family protein, with translation MEQSPNTPEADLTAATSTVSATPTEAAIEFDSHPFTFHGLGGEFFRIWIVNIVLTILTLGIYAAWAKVRTHQYFYGNMQVAGGSFQYLANPVTILKGRIIAVVLFVAFFFLNQQFPVETMVVSIPLFLFLSPWIINRSLRFNMRNTAFRNIRFDFTGSYGSAFCNFVLGYLAVLFSFGIAFPWWIRQLNKYLVNNTKYGDAPFEAKLDVGEYYITFLMAMLIATVLYIGLFVLGGLSFAGAAFDAPAVATIGTGITVLVGIIGFTFVKAFVNARLGNLLFNNTKLKENKFKSQLDAKALTKLYLLNALLIIVTLGFAIPWVICNLVRYRAETLVLEGNDLDSFVAAQIDAGNAIGEEIGDVFDIELGL, from the coding sequence ATGGAACAGTCCCCTAATACCCCTGAGGCCGATTTGACGGCAGCAACGTCAACGGTCAGTGCTACCCCTACCGAAGCCGCGATTGAGTTTGACAGCCACCCCTTTACCTTCCATGGTCTTGGTGGTGAATTTTTCCGTATCTGGATAGTTAATATTGTTTTGACCATCTTGACCTTAGGTATTTATGCCGCTTGGGCCAAGGTACGTACACATCAGTATTTTTACGGCAACATGCAGGTGGCTGGTGGCAGTTTTCAGTATCTCGCCAACCCCGTGACGATCCTCAAAGGGCGTATCATCGCCGTAGTGCTTTTTGTCGCTTTTTTCTTTTTAAACCAGCAGTTTCCTGTGGAAACTATGGTGGTTTCCATCCCGTTGTTTCTATTCTTATCGCCTTGGATCATTAACCGCAGTTTGCGTTTTAATATGAGAAACACAGCGTTTAGGAATATCCGCTTCGATTTCACTGGCAGTTACGGCTCCGCATTTTGCAATTTTGTCTTGGGTTATCTGGCAGTGCTTTTTAGCTTCGGTATCGCCTTTCCATGGTGGATCCGTCAGTTGAATAAGTATTTGGTGAATAACACAAAATATGGCGACGCACCGTTTGAAGCCAAGTTAGATGTGGGTGAGTACTACATCACGTTTCTGATGGCGATGCTGATTGCCACCGTTCTCTATATCGGCTTGTTTGTGCTCGGCGGCTTGAGCTTTGCGGGTGCGGCCTTCGATGCACCTGCTGTGGCCACAATTGGTACAGGCATTACTGTCTTGGTGGGTATCATTGGCTTCACTTTCGTCAAAGCGTTTGTCAACGCTCGCTTGGGTAATTTGTTGTTCAACAATACCAAGTTAAAAGAGAACAAATTCAAGAGCCAGTTGGATGCCAAAGCGTTAACCAAACTCTATCTGCTTAATGCGCTCCTGATCATCGTCACTCTTGGTTTCGCTATCCCTTGGGTGATTTGTAATTTGGTGCGTTATCGGGCTGAAACCCTAGTGCTGGAAGGGAATGATTTGGACAGTTTTGTTGCTGCGCAGATTGATGCCGGCAATGCGATTGGTGAAGAGATCGGTGACGTTTTTGATATCGAGCTAGGTCTGTGA
- a CDS encoding M48 family metallopeptidase, producing MIAGTYYDGESSAQTLATMRTGADGSLQLLAVDSRHLGQCSLAEVTVSPRIGNTPRYIDLPDGGRFETTDNDAIDQWLAAFGRDSGNRFLNFLESHTKFVLASVILVALFCWWMVSYGIPGASKVVAYQLPATVLDHSSETTLALLDRSLLSESKLSDVRQQQLHDLFAPYLPSDSEYTFRVLLRDGGEIGANAFALPDGTLVFTDQMVELVDSDEELLAVLGHEIGHVVERHSLRQTLQGSTVAVIAVLVVGDASAFGDLFAALPTYIISSAYSRDFERDADSYAFEFLKANDLPPTLFADVMRKMMAKHQALLSEGIEEDELPSQDPNSDSWLDYLSSHPPSEERIRQAEQAQ from the coding sequence ATGATTGCTGGCACCTACTATGATGGCGAGTCATCGGCACAGACGCTCGCCACCATGCGCACTGGCGCCGATGGTTCGCTGCAACTGCTAGCGGTTGATAGTCGTCATTTAGGTCAATGTAGTTTAGCTGAGGTGACGGTCTCTCCGCGCATTGGGAATACACCGCGCTATATCGACCTGCCGGACGGTGGCCGCTTTGAAACCACAGACAATGACGCCATTGATCAATGGTTGGCTGCGTTTGGTCGAGATAGTGGCAATCGTTTTCTCAACTTCCTTGAGAGTCATACCAAGTTTGTACTGGCAAGTGTCATCTTGGTGGCGCTGTTTTGTTGGTGGATGGTTAGTTATGGCATTCCCGGCGCATCCAAGGTGGTGGCATATCAACTTCCTGCCACTGTTTTAGATCACTCAAGTGAGACGACTTTAGCGCTACTGGATCGTAGTTTATTGAGTGAAAGTAAACTGTCAGATGTGCGGCAGCAGCAGTTGCACGATCTGTTTGCACCTTATCTGCCTAGCGATAGTGAATACACCTTTAGGGTGTTACTTCGCGATGGTGGAGAGATTGGCGCGAATGCGTTTGCCTTGCCTGATGGCACGCTGGTGTTTACCGATCAGATGGTTGAGCTGGTGGACAGTGACGAAGAACTATTAGCTGTACTCGGTCATGAGATTGGCCATGTGGTTGAACGGCATAGTTTACGCCAGACCTTACAGGGTTCTACCGTTGCGGTGATTGCCGTGTTGGTGGTGGGGGATGCATCGGCATTTGGTGATCTGTTTGCGGCGTTGCCGACCTATATCATCAGCTCCGCTTACTCTCGGGATTTTGAGCGCGATGCTGATAGTTACGCATTTGAGTTTCTTAAAGCCAATGATCTGCCTCCGACGCTGTTTGCCGATGTGATGCGCAAGATGATGGCAAAACATCAGGCGTTATTATCAGAAGGTATAGAGGAGGACGAGCTGCCCTCTCAGGATCCCAATAGCGATAGCTGGTTAGATTATCTGTCCAGTCATCCGCCTAGCGAAGAGCGTATTCGGCAGGCTGAGCAAGCGCAGTAA
- a CDS encoding oxidoreductase codes for MSNIRVGIVGFGYAAQTFHVPFLRSLATTEAVEIRAVSSSDAAKVHQLLPDVEVLSDHHALCGHEDLDLVIITSPNDSHALLASCALAAGKHVLLEKPLTTNYADAVALQQLAAAQERLLVPFQNRRWDGDFLTVKKLVADGSLGKVHYVESHFDRFRPQPRDRWRENGGEGSGIFWDLGPHLLDQALQLFGQPSHLTATLRALRPAAKAVDYFKLQLHYADKEVVLCASPYMAAANPRFTLQGELATYLKSGLDPQEDALKSGMDPQASSFGIEAEALWGQLYFATEHQPVATLHGDYLGFYQQLLDAIRGQAPAPVPIADAVEVIRLLALSEESAASGCRVSCD; via the coding sequence GTGAGTAACATCAGGGTCGGCATTGTTGGTTTTGGCTACGCGGCACAAACATTTCATGTGCCCTTTTTACGTTCGTTGGCAACGACGGAGGCGGTGGAGATCCGTGCCGTCAGTAGTTCTGATGCCGCTAAAGTGCATCAGTTGTTACCGGATGTTGAGGTGCTGTCAGATCATCATGCACTTTGTGGCCATGAAGATCTTGATCTGGTGATTATCACCAGTCCGAACGATAGTCATGCCCTTTTGGCTAGTTGCGCGCTAGCGGCCGGTAAGCATGTGTTATTGGAAAAACCGCTGACGACTAATTATGCTGATGCCGTCGCGCTGCAGCAACTTGCGGCGGCGCAGGAGCGCCTATTAGTACCGTTTCAGAATCGTCGTTGGGATGGTGACTTCCTGACGGTGAAAAAACTAGTCGCCGATGGCAGCCTTGGCAAGGTGCACTATGTTGAAAGTCACTTCGACCGCTTTCGTCCACAGCCGCGGGATCGCTGGCGGGAAAATGGTGGTGAGGGCAGCGGTATCTTTTGGGATCTCGGCCCGCACCTGCTGGATCAAGCGTTACAGCTGTTTGGTCAACCAAGCCATTTAACCGCCACCCTCAGAGCATTGCGTCCAGCAGCGAAGGCTGTGGATTACTTTAAGCTGCAGTTGCATTACGCCGATAAAGAGGTGGTGTTGTGTGCTTCCCCTTATATGGCTGCGGCTAATCCTCGATTTACGTTACAAGGCGAATTGGCCACCTACCTGAAATCGGGATTAGATCCGCAAGAAGACGCGCTGAAAAGCGGTATGGATCCACAGGCATCTAGCTTTGGTATTGAAGCCGAAGCGTTATGGGGGCAGCTCTACTTTGCCACTGAACATCAGCCGGTCGCTACCTTGCATGGTGATTATCTTGGCTTTTATCAGCAGCTATTGGATGCGATACGCGGGCAGGCACCAGCGCCTGTGCCGATAGCGGACGCGGTTGAAGTGATACGCTTGTTGGCGTTGAGTGAAGAGAGTGCCGCGTCTGGATGTCGAGTCTCTTGTGACTAA
- a CDS encoding esterase/lipase family protein, giving the protein MSSPLRAPRLLETLREGLCLFEFLALLISWPWLKRAHTKINKRRTILVIPGYTASDKTTWCLRLFLRQLGYRAEGWQQGRNHGRVEQLLPALEQRLLAISHRDGEAPVLLGWSLGGFLARELARTLPQHVSQVVTLGTPVIGGPKYTIVARHYRSWGYCLDELEQTIALRNQQAFSMPVIALYSRYDGIVHWRACLDQLTTTTHYPVTATHIGLVGSPWVFIKIARLLGDH; this is encoded by the coding sequence ATGTCATCGCCACTGCGCGCTCCTCGCCTGCTAGAAACCCTACGAGAGGGATTGTGCCTGTTCGAGTTTTTGGCTCTGCTCATCTCTTGGCCGTGGCTAAAGCGCGCCCATACCAAGATCAACAAGCGCCGGACGATTTTGGTGATCCCCGGTTACACCGCCTCAGACAAAACAACCTGGTGCTTAAGATTGTTCTTACGTCAACTTGGTTATCGTGCGGAGGGCTGGCAACAAGGCCGTAATCATGGCCGTGTTGAGCAACTATTACCTGCGTTGGAACAACGTTTATTGGCGATCAGTCATCGCGATGGTGAAGCGCCGGTCTTACTGGGCTGGAGTCTCGGCGGGTTTCTCGCAAGAGAGCTAGCCAGAACACTACCGCAACATGTATCGCAGGTGGTTACGCTAGGGACGCCCGTTATCGGAGGTCCTAAATACACCATAGTTGCCCGTCATTATCGCAGCTGGGGCTACTGTCTCGATGAGCTGGAGCAAACCATCGCACTGCGCAATCAACAGGCATTCAGCATGCCCGTGATCGCGCTATATAGTCGCTACGATGGCATTGTCCATTGGCGTGCTTGTCTCGACCAACTCACCACAACGACACACTACCCCGTCACAGCCACCCATATCGGTTTAGTCGGATCACCCTGGGTGTTTATAAAAATCGCCCGACTGTTAGGTGATCATTGA
- the gorA gene encoding glutathione-disulfide reductase, whose translation MSKHFDFIAIGGGSGGIATANRASMRGMKCAIVEAKFLGGTCVNVGCVPKKAMWFAGQIADAFKYAPDYGFDATVKGLDWGKLVASREAYISRIHGSYDRVLGNNGVEVINGFGRFVDAHTIEVDGETYTADHILIATGGRPQIPDVPGAELGIDSDGFFALTEQPKRVLVVGAGYIAVEIAGVFNALGSETHLAVRKHKPLRNFDPMLADTLVEVMAEDGLNLHTDATPKAIHQHDDGSLSMETESGEMIGPVDSLIWAIGRDPATDNINLKAAGISLDSRGYIPTDKFQNTEIAGIYAVGDNTGRAQLTPVAVAAGRRLAERLFDGREGLHLDYEQIPTVVFSHPPIGTLGLTEPEAIEIHGEENITVYNSQFTAMYSALTEHRQPTKMKLICLGEEQKVIGIHGIGFGMDEILQGFAVAMKMGATKADFDATVPIHPTSAEEFVTLSPQVYR comes from the coding sequence ATGAGCAAGCATTTCGACTTTATTGCTATTGGCGGCGGTAGTGGCGGCATAGCAACGGCGAACCGTGCTTCGATGCGTGGCATGAAATGCGCCATTGTCGAAGCCAAATTTTTAGGTGGTACCTGTGTCAATGTCGGTTGCGTACCCAAAAAAGCGATGTGGTTCGCAGGCCAGATCGCCGATGCATTCAAATACGCCCCTGACTATGGCTTTGACGCCACGGTGAAGGGGTTAGACTGGGGCAAGTTAGTGGCCAGCCGCGAAGCTTATATCTCGCGTATTCATGGTTCCTATGATCGTGTGCTTGGCAATAACGGCGTAGAGGTAATTAATGGTTTTGGCCGTTTTGTTGACGCCCATACCATTGAAGTGGATGGCGAAACCTATACCGCTGATCATATCTTGATCGCCACCGGCGGTCGGCCCCAGATCCCTGACGTACCGGGTGCTGAATTAGGTATCGACTCTGACGGCTTCTTTGCGCTAACAGAGCAACCAAAGCGAGTTTTAGTTGTCGGTGCAGGCTACATTGCCGTTGAGATTGCTGGGGTCTTTAATGCCCTTGGCAGTGAAACCCACCTCGCCGTGCGCAAACATAAGCCACTGCGTAATTTCGACCCGATGCTCGCTGATACACTGGTAGAAGTGATGGCAGAAGACGGCTTGAACCTGCATACCGATGCCACACCCAAAGCTATTCATCAGCATGATGACGGCAGCTTAAGCATGGAAACCGAGAGTGGCGAGATGATTGGCCCCGTGGACAGCCTGATCTGGGCAATTGGCCGAGACCCAGCCACAGACAATATCAATCTAAAAGCCGCAGGTATTAGTCTCGACAGCCGTGGCTATATCCCGACAGATAAATTTCAGAATACTGAGATCGCCGGGATCTATGCAGTCGGCGACAATACGGGCCGCGCGCAGCTCACCCCTGTCGCCGTTGCCGCCGGACGGCGTTTGGCTGAACGCCTGTTCGATGGTCGCGAAGGCTTACATCTGGATTATGAGCAGATCCCCACCGTGGTATTTAGTCACCCGCCGATAGGAACCCTAGGATTAACCGAGCCTGAAGCGATAGAGATCCATGGTGAAGAGAATATCACTGTGTATAACTCGCAGTTCACCGCCATGTATTCGGCACTGACAGAGCACCGTCAACCGACCAAAATGAAATTAATCTGCTTAGGCGAAGAGCAAAAAGTGATTGGTATTCATGGCATCGGTTTTGGTATGGATGAGATCCTGCAAGGCTTTGCCGTGGCGATGAAGATGGGGGCAACCAAAGCTGACTTTGATGCCACGGTGCCGATCCATCCCACCAGTGCGGAAGAGTTTGTTACGCTGTCACCACAGGTATATCGCTAA
- the prlC gene encoding oligopeptidase A, producing the protein MTNPLLSFSGLPRFSEIKPEHVKPAVEQLIADCKAVVEQVASSQEQSWEAVITPLDTVNDKLSRAWSPVGHLNGVANTPELRDAYDSCLPLLSEYGSWVGQHQGLFDAYQRVANSAQFASLSQAQQEVIRQALRDFELAGVALPEDKKKRFTEISTRLSELGSQFSNNLLDATRGWSKLITDESELAGLPPTALAAAQQAAAAKEQEGYLLTLDFPCYLPVMSYCDNRELRKEIYVAFATRASDQGPNAGKWDNSEVMDEIVALRHEKARLLGFDNYGEYSLATKMAEKSDQVLGFLNDLAERSKPQGQKELDELRAYAKQQHGVENAEAWDLTYYSEKLKQHTYAIDAEAVRPWFPENRVVSGLFEVAKRLFAVDIVERQGVDTWHKDVRFFDIFNADGSLQGSFYLDLFAREGKRGGAWMDECQARWRTEANELQIPVAYLTCNFSGPVGSQPALFTHDEVITLFHEFGHGLHHMLTKVETAGVSGINGVPWDAVELPSQFLENWCWEPEALAFISGHFETGEPLPQSMLDKMMAAKNFQSAMQMLRQLEFSLFDFHLHLDFDPTLGAQVQHTLDQIRDKVAVVPVSEFNRFQHSFGHIFGGGYAAGYYSYKWAEVLSADAFGRFEEEGIFNSETGQSFLNEILRKGGSDSPMNLFRAFRGREPEVDALLRHSGIGEAA; encoded by the coding sequence ATGACCAACCCGTTGTTATCCTTTTCCGGCCTGCCACGTTTTAGCGAGATTAAGCCTGAGCATGTTAAGCCTGCCGTTGAGCAGTTGATCGCTGACTGTAAAGCAGTGGTGGAGCAGGTCGCCAGCAGCCAAGAGCAGAGCTGGGAAGCGGTGATCACACCGTTGGATACAGTGAATGACAAACTCAGTCGTGCCTGGTCGCCGGTGGGACACCTCAATGGTGTGGCAAATACCCCCGAACTGCGTGACGCTTATGACTCCTGTTTACCGTTACTCAGCGAATATGGCAGTTGGGTTGGACAGCATCAGGGCTTGTTTGATGCCTATCAGCGTGTCGCTAACAGCGCGCAGTTCGCCAGCTTGAGCCAAGCGCAGCAAGAGGTGATCCGGCAGGCGTTACGTGACTTCGAGCTAGCGGGTGTTGCTCTGCCCGAGGATAAGAAGAAGCGCTTTACCGAGATTAGTACTCGACTCAGTGAGTTGGGCTCGCAGTTTTCCAATAATTTGCTTGATGCTACCCGTGGCTGGAGCAAGTTGATCACCGATGAATCTGAGCTGGCGGGCTTACCTCCCACGGCGTTAGCGGCTGCACAGCAGGCCGCTGCGGCAAAAGAACAAGAGGGTTACCTGCTGACCCTCGATTTCCCCTGTTATTTGCCCGTGATGAGCTACTGTGACAACCGAGAGCTACGTAAAGAGATCTACGTGGCCTTCGCTACGCGAGCTTCTGATCAAGGCCCCAACGCCGGTAAGTGGGACAACAGCGAGGTAATGGATGAGATTGTTGCCCTGCGCCACGAAAAAGCACGCCTGTTAGGTTTTGACAACTATGGCGAATACTCGCTGGCCACCAAAATGGCGGAGAAGAGTGACCAGGTACTGGGCTTTCTCAATGACCTGGCTGAGCGCTCTAAGCCTCAGGGGCAGAAAGAGCTGGATGAGCTTCGGGCATACGCCAAACAGCAACACGGTGTTGAAAACGCCGAGGCTTGGGATCTGACCTATTACTCGGAAAAGCTGAAGCAACATACTTATGCCATTGATGCTGAGGCGGTACGCCCTTGGTTCCCGGAAAACCGCGTGGTCAGCGGCCTGTTTGAAGTCGCAAAGCGCCTGTTTGCCGTGGATATCGTTGAGCGCCAAGGCGTCGACACCTGGCATAAAGATGTACGTTTCTTTGATATTTTCAATGCTGATGGCAGCTTGCAAGGTAGCTTCTACCTCGATCTGTTTGCTCGTGAAGGCAAGCGGGGTGGAGCCTGGATGGATGAATGTCAGGCGCGTTGGCGTACCGAAGCCAATGAACTGCAGATCCCTGTGGCCTACCTGACCTGCAACTTCAGTGGCCCAGTCGGTAGTCAGCCAGCGCTGTTTACCCATGATGAAGTGATTACTTTGTTCCATGAATTTGGCCACGGTTTACACCATATGCTCACTAAAGTGGAAACGGCCGGCGTCTCTGGTATTAATGGCGTACCTTGGGATGCTGTAGAGTTGCCCAGTCAGTTTTTGGAAAACTGGTGCTGGGAGCCGGAAGCATTGGCGTTTATCTCTGGCCATTTTGAAACCGGAGAGCCACTACCACAATCGATGCTGGACAAGATGATGGCGGCGAAGAATTTCCAAAGTGCTATGCAGATGCTGCGTCAGTTGGAATTTTCCCTGTTTGATTTCCACCTGCATCTGGATTTCGATCCCACATTGGGCGCGCAGGTGCAGCACACCTTGGATCAGATCCGCGATAAGGTCGCTGTGGTGCCGGTCAGTGAATTTAATCGCTTCCAACATAGCTTTGGTCATATCTTTGGTGGCGGCTATGCGGCAGGCTATTACAGCTATAAGTGGGCAGAAGTGCTGTCTGCTGATGCCTTTGGCCGATTTGAGGAAGAGGGTATCTTCAACAGCGAAACGGGGCAGAGCTTCCTCAATGAAATTTTGCGCAAAGGCGGTAGCGATTCACCGATGAATCTGTTTCGCGCATTCCGTGGTCGTGAACCCGAAGTGGATGCTTTGTTGCGGCATTCAGGAATTGGTGAAGCAGCGTAA